One Cervus canadensis isolate Bull #8, Minnesota chromosome 1, ASM1932006v1, whole genome shotgun sequence genomic window carries:
- the RNF227 gene encoding RING finger protein 227: MQLLVRVPSLPERGELDCNICYRPFNLGDRAPRRLPGTARARCGHTLCTACLRELAARGDGGGVAARVVRLRRFVTCPFCRAPTPLPRGGVTEISVDPDLWSRLEAKVRRESHEAGGDANREADDEEKESEKGAGPRRRALRRLWAQVLVPALGWRRPLPSNVLYCPEVKDLAHMTRCTP; encoded by the exons ATGCAGCTCTTGGTGAGGGTGCCGTCTCTTCCAGAGCGCGGCGAGCTGGACTGCAACATCTGCTATCGGCCTTTCAACCTCGGGGACCGCGCGCCCCGCCGCCTGCCCGGGACGGCGCGCGCCCGCTGCGGCCACACGCTCTGCACCGCATGCCTGCGCGAGCTGGCGGCGCGCGGCGACGGTGGCGGGGTGGCGGCGCGCGTGGTGCGCCTGCGCCGCTTCGTCACGTGCCCCTTCTGTCGCgctcccaccccactcccgcGCGGCGGGGTCACGGAGATCTCTGTCGACCCGGACTTATGGTCGCGCTTGGAGGCAAAAGTCAGGCGCGAATCTCATGAGGCGGGTGGCGACGCGAACCGAGAGGCCGATGACGAGGAAAAGGAGAGCGAGAAAGGGGCGGGGCCTAGGAGGCGCGCGCTCCGGCGGCTCTGGGCCCAGGTGCTGGTGCCCGCGCTCGGGTGGCGGCGCCCGCTGCCTAGCAACG TGCTGTACTGTCCGGAGGTCAAGGACTTGGCCCACATGACCCGCTGCACGCCGTAA